In Cololabis saira isolate AMF1-May2022 chromosome 10, fColSai1.1, whole genome shotgun sequence, a single window of DNA contains:
- the czib gene encoding CXXC motif containing zinc binding protein has product MVKFGLQFKATLENVTDVRPLGEDFRWFLKLKCGNCGEIPDKWQYINLLESTPLKGGRGSASMVQKCKLCSRENSIDILKDTIKPYNAQDNESFKTMVQFECRGLEPVDFQPQAGFAAEGAESGTKFPEINLLEKDWTDYDEKVKESVGIYEVTHRFIKC; this is encoded by the exons ATGGTG AAGTTCGGGCTTCAGTTTAAAGCGACCCTGGAGAACGTGACTGATGTGAGACCACTGGGGGAGGATTTCCGATGGTTTCTGAAG CTTAAGTGTGGGAACTGTGGCGAGATCCCAGATAAATGGCAGTATATAAACCTCCTG gAAAGTACACCGCTGAAGGGAGGGCGAGGAAGTGCCAGCATGGTGCAGAAGTGTAAACTTTGTTCCAGGGAAAATTCAATTG ATATCCTTAAAGACACAATCAAGCCTTATAAT GCCCAGGACAACGAAAGCTTCAAGACCATGGTTCAGTTTGAGTGTCGAGGCCTGGAGCCCGTTGACTTCCAACCACAA GCTGGCTTTGCTGCAGAAGGAGCAGAATCTGGAACAAAGTTTCCTGAAATCAATCTGCTAGAAAAA gacTGGACGGACTACGATGAGAAGGTCAAGGAGTCGGTGGGAATCTACGAGGTCACACATCGTTTCATCAAGTGCTGA